In the Pelorhabdus rhamnosifermentans genome, GCAGCGTCTATCATAAAGGCGATATTCTCGTTTTTCAAGGCCGGGCAGGAGCCCCGCCTGCGTCCGGTGCAGCGCCAGACAAGAATAACGTAATTGTATCTGTGAGTGCTGTACGTAGTGATGGGAGTGCAGAAGGCAGTATTACGCAAGGCGATGCACTTGATCTGACGAATCTTGAGGCCTATTCACTTGTAAATAATGTGGTTGGTAATCCAGTCGGCGTGGCGACCTATCGTTCTCCGCGTAAAGAGCTCGGCAGCGCCCTGGGTGAGACAAGCAAGCTTGTCTCCCAAGTGCCGGGTTTTGCTCAAAATGCTCAAAATATGAGTAAAGTGGCGTTTGGCGTCCTTGATCAATACAACAAAAGCCTTAGTACCATGGATCAAACTCTCGCTGCCATTGAAAATGCGGGTAATACCATGCAAAATGCGACGCGCGGATTGGCGAATATCGATACGACAAGCCTTTCCTCTCAAGTCGATAACTCGGCTAAAGCCATGGGAACGCTTGTCAATACGTTGCAAGTCGTCAAACTTTTAAATGGTGATGTGAACGGGGCCATTAGTAACTTAACTACAACACAGCAGGGATTGAATAATGTAAAAAGCACCTTGAATGCCTTAAGTAACGTAGCAAGTGATGCCCGTCAGGCCAAAGTCGTTGTAGATGATGTCGTAAGTAAAGGTCAGGGAGCTGTTCAGACGCTAAGGTCTTTTGACGCCAACGGTGCCAGGAGCAACCTGAATGATATTAATAGTCAGCTAGCTCAGGTACAGCAGGTGAATATTCCGCTTGTTACAACGCAGCTACAATATATGGCGGCAGCCATACCCAATATGAAAGATGATGAAATCAATCATTCCGTTGCTCTTTTAGACAAGTTTATTGCGGGCCAGGTGATTCCTGGTGCACGTATTCAGATTCTGACCACGAATAATATCAGTACCGAAGCTGTCCAGCCCCTTGTTGAAAGTGAAGTCGGTCATAATAATGCCTCGCTCTATTCTACGGCTTTGGGTGTCATTGAACCCGATCCGCGTGGGCAGATCATGAGTGTGCTTGCCGAAGTAAAAGCCATTTTGGCAGGTCTTACAGCGATTGCTTTTACTGTTGTCTGTTTAGTACTGGATCATACAGCTTTGATGACGGTGTATAAGCGTCAACGTTTGGCCAAAAAGGTGCAGAAAAAGGGCATTTCAAGTATGATTCAGAGTGTGATCCTGTTATTTACTGCCAAGGAGCGTCGGTACGGCATGGCTATGGGGGCAATATTGCTTACAAGCATGTTTATCTTATCTGGTGGTGGCATCCCTTATCTGCCTTGGCTGGGAGTACCTGTTGTTGGTGCTTTCCTGGGCCTTCTTGTGGCTGTTTACACCGATAAGATGAATCCCGTTTCTAATGATGAAATTTTAGCCGGTGAAGCCCTTGGGTTATCGTTTCGTGAGATTATGCGCGAAATTGTTATTCCGAGTGGTCGTCCCGGTTTATGGCAAAAGTTGAATCAGCGCGTCATGAAATTCAAGTAAAATTCCGTAAAACAAGGGAGGGAAAATCATGCTATCTTTACAGCATCTTCGGAAAAACTTTGGTTCCTTAAAGGCCATAGACGATTTAAGTCTTACCGTTTCTAAAGGGCAGACGGTGGTAATCATGGGCCCTTCCGGTTGTGGGAAATCAACAACCATTCGAACAATTAACAGGCTGGTGGAACCTGATCAAGGTTCCATTCTTTTTAATGGCAAAGAGATGCTCACACTTGAGGCGGCTGAACTTAGAAAAATGCGTAAAAAAATCGGGTTCGTCTTTCAGCATTTTAATTTAATTAGCCGTTTATCGACTTTGGAAAATGTAATGCTTGGTTTGGTTATGGATGGATTGGATAAAGAAGAGGCTCGTGATAAGGCATTGCAGGCATTAGAAAAGGTTGGACTTACGAATCACCAGCATCATAAGCCAAGCGAACTTTCCGGCGGACAGCAGCAGCGTGTGGGGATTGCACGGGCTTTGGCATTTGAACCTGAGCTTATGCTGTGGGACGAACCAACGGCGTCTCTTGATCCTATTCTTGTACGCGAAGTGCTTGTAGTTATGGAAGATTTGGCGAAATATCAAGACAGTACCATGCTTGTTGTAACTCATGAGATTTCTTTTGCTCTCCATGTAGCTCAGCAAATTGTGCTTATGGATCAAGGCCGGATTGTGGAACAAGGACAGCCTTCGCAGGTCTTTTTAGCCCCCGCGTCAGCCATTGGTCAGCAATACAAACAACTCATTGAATACCAGCTGAATCAGACGGAAATCACGCTATATGGAAAGCAGCGAGCAGCAGTCTAGGAAACCTTTGCTTTGATGGTGTTTTGAATAATGGTTGCAGTAAAGCTGAATTTCCGGTAAAATGGAATGAGTTAATTGTCAGGAGGATACCATGCAATACCAAACTACACTAGCCGAAGAGGTAACTTATACCGGAATTGGACTGCATTCCGGATTGAATGTAACCATCGTTTTGCAGCCAGCAGCGGCAGATACAGGCATTGTTTTTGTCCGAGCCGACCTTGCTGGTCGTCCTTCTGTTACGGCATTCGCTGCAAATGTAACGAATACAATGAGGGCTACGACGCTTGAAAATGGAGCAGCTAAAGTTTTTACGATAGAACATCTCATGGCGGCTTTTTCCGGCATGGGAGTGGATAATTGCCTTGTCACCATGACTGCACCGGAACCGCCTGTTGCCGACGGCAGCGCCTTGACTTTTGTCCGGCTCATTCAGCAAGCAGGAATTATCGAGCTTACGGCGAAACGACAGATTCTAAAGGTAGCGGCAGAACAGACGGTCCGCGTAGCAGATAAGTTTATTACCATTTTACCTTATGATGGTTTGCGCATTACTTTTACTTCGATTAATGCTCATCCGCTGCTTGGCGTACAATTTGGTGATTACGAAATAACACCGGAACTTTTTTGTCGGGAAATTGCGCCAGCTCGTACCATTGGTTTTATGAATGAAGTAGCAGCCCTGCAAGCCCAAGGCCTTGCCAGGGGTGGCAGTCTGGAAAATGTCGTTGTTTATGATGAGAAAGATGTGCTGACACCGCTCCGGTTTTCTGATGAACTTGTTCGCCATAAAATTTTGGATGTTGTGGGTGATATGGCTTTGGCAGGCTGTGTACAGGGACATATTATTGCCGTGAAATCCGGTCATGCTCTGAACACCGTCTTGGCCAAACAAGTGCTTGCTGCTCACAAGCGGGAGTCGGGCGGTATTTTGTGGATGAGTAATAAGGAGGCAGAGTAAGGCTATGTTAAATTCCGAAGAAATTCAGCAAATTATTCCCCATAGGTATCCCATGCTGCTTGTAGATCGTATTGTTGAACTGGAACCATTGAAGCGGGCCGTGGGAATTAAAAATGTTTCTATAAATGAACCGTTTTTTCAAGGCCATTTTCCTGATAATCCGATCATGCCTGGCGTACTTATTTTGGAGGCCATGGCTCAAGTCGGTGGTGTCGCTATGCTTTACCCGGAAGAATATCGTGGCAAGCTGGCTTTTTTTGCCGGCATTGAAAAAGCCAAGTTTCGTAAAATGGTTGTTCCGGGCGATCAGCTCAGGATGGTTGTTGAAATCTTGAAAATCAAGGGCCTGATTGGGAAAATAAAAGCCGAAGCTTTTGTAGATGACCAAGTCGTAGCCGAAGGCGAATTTATGTTTGCTCTATCACATAAAAAAGCGGAAAAGCAGGTAAACAAGTGATATTCAGTTGAAAAGATGAGAAAATAGTCTCGTTTTACCTGAATAGCCTGAAATATCGCCCTAGGGGCTTAGCAACGGGGCGACTCATGAGTCGGATTATATAGTATTAAATAGCTA is a window encoding:
- a CDS encoding amino acid ABC transporter ATP-binding protein, which produces MLSLQHLRKNFGSLKAIDDLSLTVSKGQTVVIMGPSGCGKSTTIRTINRLVEPDQGSILFNGKEMLTLEAAELRKMRKKIGFVFQHFNLISRLSTLENVMLGLVMDGLDKEEARDKALQALEKVGLTNHQHHKPSELSGGQQQRVGIARALAFEPELMLWDEPTASLDPILVREVLVVMEDLAKYQDSTMLVVTHEISFALHVAQQIVLMDQGRIVEQGQPSQVFLAPASAIGQQYKQLIEYQLNQTEITLYGKQRAAV
- the lpxC gene encoding UDP-3-O-acyl-N-acetylglucosamine deacetylase; protein product: MQYQTTLAEEVTYTGIGLHSGLNVTIVLQPAAADTGIVFVRADLAGRPSVTAFAANVTNTMRATTLENGAAKVFTIEHLMAAFSGMGVDNCLVTMTAPEPPVADGSALTFVRLIQQAGIIELTAKRQILKVAAEQTVRVADKFITILPYDGLRITFTSINAHPLLGVQFGDYEITPELFCREIAPARTIGFMNEVAALQAQGLARGGSLENVVVYDEKDVLTPLRFSDELVRHKILDVVGDMALAGCVQGHIIAVKSGHALNTVLAKQVLAAHKRESGGILWMSNKEAE
- the fabZ gene encoding 3-hydroxyacyl-ACP dehydratase FabZ codes for the protein MLNSEEIQQIIPHRYPMLLVDRIVELEPLKRAVGIKNVSINEPFFQGHFPDNPIMPGVLILEAMAQVGGVAMLYPEEYRGKLAFFAGIEKAKFRKMVVPGDQLRMVVEILKIKGLIGKIKAEAFVDDQVVAEGEFMFALSHKKAEKQVNK